ACATCAAAATTAGTGTCTTAATGCGAAGCCGACGGGGTGTAAAATAGACTTTAAACAGGGCTATTTCAGACAAAAATTTAACCAGACGACGCTTCTATTCATCCTTATTCTTATACAGTCGCCGTCATTTGCGCAACCTGCCCAGGCAATTTTAATGTCTTTTTAACACGCTTTTAACATCTTATTAAGGATAGTATGCGGTTTTTGTATTTAAATACAAAAGGGCCACTTCTATGAAAAATCTAATTTCGTTGAATTCCCTGGTCAGGTAATCGACCTGACACCAGACGCCCCCCTAGCAGATGACAAAAGCACTAAAGACATATCTATTAACACTGTTTACTCTGTTACTGAGTGGATATGGCCTACTATATGCTCATTTTAGTCAAGGCCCGATACTTGATTCTTCAACAAAACTTCTTAAAAAATCAACATATTCTGTCTTCACTCCCAACCCCGTTTCCGAGTCCCTGGCCGTCAGGTACGGATCGACTGGAAGGAGGGAAATGGTTAAAATTTATTCTGAGAAAAATGAAGAGGAGCTTGATAAACTGATTTTTCTGCCTACATACGCGGATATCAGCCATTACTTCACTGCATTTTACAATCCGACATCCGGACATTTTTTCTCCGGGGTAGCACGTTGCTTACCGCTTTGCGAACATTGGTTTCATTCGTCATCGGACCGGTGTATTGCGCTTCGGGTGATCCGGGTCTGATCTGAACTTAAACAAAAATTACAGGCAAATTATATATTATCAAATAGCAAAATAATCATGAAGAGAATTCTCATGGTCCTCAGTTTGTGCGCGTTACTAACACATACAAGCTGTGAATCCAAAAAAGAAGAAAAGGAAGAAGAAACCGACTTCCTGGTTACCAGTCCTCTACAGAAAGACACACTGATCACAAAAGATTATGTAAGTCAGATCCGAGCGATCAGCCACATTGAGCTGAGAGCCCTGGAAAAAGGTTACCTGCAAAAAATCTACGTAGACGAGGGGCAGTTTATCAAAAAGGGACAGCTGATGTTCCAGATCATGCCAATGCTTTACCAGGCTGAGCAGCAAAAAGCACAGGCAGAAGCCAATTTCGCGGAAATCGAATATAGAAATACGAAGTCGCTGGCGGACAGCAATGTTGTTTCCAAAAACGAGCTTGCCCTCGCCAAAGCCAAATTGGACAAAGCGAAAGCGGAGCTGGGATTGGCTACGACGCACCTTGGTTTCACCGAAATCAGGGCACCGTTTGACGGTATCATGGACCATTTTCAGGTTAGGCTCGGAAGCCTTGTGGACGAAGGCGATTTGCTGACGACCCTTTCCGACAACAGCGAGATGTGGGTTTATTTCAATGTACCGGAAGCTGAGTACCTGGACTATAAGGCCAACGAAGCAACGGCAGGAATGCTGAATGTGAGCCTGCGGATGGCTAATCAGCAATTGTTCCCGCACACCGGCGTGGTCAAAACGATTGAGGCGGATTTTAACAACGAAACCGGTAACATCGCTTTCAGAGCTACATTCCCCAACCCGAAGAGACTTTTGAGACATGGCGAAACCGGTAACATACTCGTAACCGTCCCTTTTAAAAATGCGCTGCTTATCCCGCAAAAAGCCACATTCGAAGTGCTTGAAAAGAAATATGTTTATGTCCTGGACAAAAACAATATGATCCGGTCAAGGGAAATAAAAATCGAAGCAGAGCTTCCGCACATTTTTGTCGTTAAATCCGGTTTAGCAACGACCGACAAAATCCTTCTGGAAGGGCTGCGTCAGGTACATGAAAACGAAAAAATACATTCCAAATTCGTGCAGCCCGATTCTGTCATCTCCCATTTAAGTCTATATGCCGAATAATCAGGTATCTTAAAAAGCAAAACACATGTTTAATCAATTCATACGAAGACCTGTATTTGCTATTGTGATATCGATCATGATAGTATTTATAGGCATCCTGGCGATTGAGAAATTACCTATTTCTCAGTTCCCGGACATTGCCCCGACGACCGTCAATATATTTATAGCTTACCCTGGTGCCAGTGCTGATGTATTAGTTAAATCCACGCTGATTACGCTGGAACAGGCGATCAACGGGGTTCAGGATATGCGGTACATCGCTACCGACGCAACCAGTGCGGGGGAGGCGACGCTGAGGATTATCTTCGAGCCCGGGACCGACCCCAACGTGGCGGTAATCCGGGTCAAAACGAGGGTGGACCAGGTTATGCCGCTTTTGCCTGAACTTGTTCAACGCGAAGGGGTTATCATCTCGCCAGTTCAGCCTAGTATGTTGATGTACGTCAACCTTTATTCGAAAGAAAAGAGCATTGACGAAAAATTCCTTTTCAATTATGCTACCGTTAAAATGATCCCTGAAATTCAGCGGACCAAAGGTATTGCACGGGCGCAAATATTGGGTAGCAGGAGATATGCGATGCGTCTCTGGTTAAATCCTGAGCGTATGCGTGCCTACAGCATCTCGACGGAAGAAGTAATGAAGGCCGTAGGCGAACAAAGTATAGTGGGCCGCCCTGGCCGGATCGGTCAAAGCTCGGGTATTGCAGCACAGTCGCTGGAATATGTACTTACCTACAAAGGCCGGTACGACAAGCCGGAAGAGTATGAAAATATCATTGTCCGGGCCAAGTCAAATGGTGAAAGTGTCCACCTGAGAGACATTGCCAAAGTGGAGCTGGGTAGTGAATTCTTTGATATTTATTCCAATTTGGATGGTCACCCGTCTGCGGCTATCGTGTTGCGGCAAAACTATGGTAGTAATGCCAGTGACGTAATTGAAGAGGTTAAAAAGAAGCTGGATGTGATGAAAGAATCCTTCCCGCCGGGCGTGGATTACAAGATCAGCTATGACGTTTCCCAATTTTTGGATGCGTCTATCGAGCAGGTTATTGATACCTTGCGGGATGCATTTATCCTGGTTGCATTGGTTGTATTCATATTCCTTGGCGACTGGCGTTCTACATTGATCCCGATCCTTGCGGTACCGGTATCTCTCATTGGGGCGTTCTTTGTGATTCAGGGTTTTGGGCTTTCGATCAACCTGATCACGCTTTTTGCCCTTGTACTTGCGATCGGTATTGTGGTCGATGATGCCATAGTCGTCGTCGAGGCTGTCCATGCGAAGTTTGAAGAAGAGCCGGGTATATCACCTTACAATGCGGTAAAGAAAGTACTTTCTGAGATCAGTGGAGCGATTATCGCGATCACAGCGGTAATGGTGTCAGTATTCCTTCCGATCTCATTCATGTCCGGTCCGGTCGGTACGTTCTACCGTCAGTTCTCGATCACTATGGCAAGTTCGATCGTCATTTCGGCTTTGATCGCCTTGACTTTGACGCCTGTATTGTGCGCCATGTTGCTGCAAAATCACCATGGACATCCGAAAAAGAAAAACATGCTTACGAAAGCCCTGGACAGCTTCAACCGGGTGTTTGACAAACTTACCGGAGGGTATGTGAGCCTTTTGAGACGAATCGTGAGCCGCAGAGTGGTTACGTGGGGCGTATTGCTGGCATTCTGTGCGGGTATCGTGTACGTAAATAAAATTTTGCCGGCAGGATTTATCCCCAACGAGGATCAGAGTACGATCTACGCGATTATCCAAACACCTCCGGGTTCTACGCTTGAAAAAACGAACGAAGTTTCCAGACGTCTTCAGAAGATCTGCGAAGAGGTTGAGGGAATCGAGTCGGTATCTTCGCTGGCGGGTTACGAGATCATGACAGAAGGCCGCGGTTCCAATGCCGGTACCTGTTTGATCAACTTGAAACCGTGGCATGACCGTGATAAGAACGTGAAGGAGATCATGGAAGAACTGGAAGCCGAAACAAGGGGACTTGGCGCCGTAGTTGAATTCTTTGAGCCGCCAGCAATTCCTGGTTTCGGTACCTCAGGCGGCTTCTCCATGCGTTTGTTGGATAAAACAACCGATACGGATTACAGCGAGTTTGACAAGATCAATAAGAAGTTCATGGGAGATTTGGGCAAGCGCCCCGAGCTTACCGGCTTGTTTACCTTCTTTGCGGCGAATTATCCGCAGTATGAATTGCAGATTGACAACCAGCTTGCCATGCAAAAAGGAGTGTCTATCGGAAAAGCAATGGATAACCTCAACATCATGATCGGTAGTACTTACGAGCAAGGTTTCACCAGGTTTAACCAGTTTTTCAAAGTGTATGTGCAGTCTGATCCAAGTTTCAGAAGGCTCCCATCCGATCTTTTAAAGCTTTTTGTTAAAAATGATGCCGGAGAAATGGTTCCTTACTCGTCGTTCATGACACTTAAAAAAGGACAGGGACCTAACGAGATCACCCGTTTCAATTTGTACAACTCAGCAGCCATCCAGGGTCTTCCGGCCAAGGGTTATACAACAGCGGATGCCATCCAGGCGATACGTGAAGTTGCCGCCAAGACCTTGCCAAAAGGGTACGACATTGCATTTGAAGGTCTTTCTTACGACGAATCGATCCGTGGAAATGAGTCTCTTGTCGTGTTCATGATCGTACTTGCCTTTGTATATTTTGTATTGGCAGCGCAGTACGAAAGTTTCATCATACCATTCGCGGTGGTGTTATCGCTGCCGGTTGGGGTGTTTGGTTCGTTCCTGTTACTAAAAATGATGGGACTGGAAAACAATATTTATGCCCAGATCGGATTGATCATGCTCGTTGGTTTGCTGGGTAAAAACGCCGTACTGATCGTCGAATTTGCGGTGCAGAAGCGACAGCAGGGAGAAACGATCCTGAATGCAGCCATCGAAGGGGCCAGAGTACGTTTCCGTCCGATCCTGATGACTTCCTTCGCTTTTGTTGCAGGATTGATACCATTGATCATTGCAACGGGTGCAGGCGCGATCGGGAACCGTACCATCGGAGCTTCGGCCATGGGAGGTATGTTATTCGGAACGATCTTCGGGGTAATCATCATTCCTGGGTTGTATGTGATATTCGGCACGTTGGCCGATGGCAGAAAAATGATCAAAGGTGAAGAAGATGGCTCATTGTCAGAAGAGTTTGTCCACGCAATCGACGCTTTTTCCCCAACTAAAGATACTCAAAATGATCACGAATAAAAGAATATTAAATTGGGTTGGGATAACCTTTGTTGCCTTGGCTTATACCGGGTGCAATGCGCCGTCGATGGTTCAGAAAACACCTAATCTGGCTGTCTCCGCGAGCTACAACAATGTGCAGGGAACAGATTCCACCAATACCGGCAAAGTGAAATGGAGAGATTATTTCACGGACCCGAACCTCAATGCCCTGATTGATACCGCTTTTAAAAACAACCAGGAGCTGAACATTACGTTGCAGGAAATTGAGATTGCCCGCAACGAAATCAGGGGCCGGAAAGGGGAATACCTGCCATTTGTGGGTTTGAGAGGCGGTGCCGGGCTTGAAAAAGCTGGTCGCTATACGCAAATAGGTTCCAGCGAAGCCACCACGGAAATCAAACCGGGCAAAGAGACACCGGAGCCCCTACCCGATTTCGGCGTCAATTTGGTTGCACGATGGGAAGTGGATATCTGGCATAAATTGCGGAATGCAAAAAAGGCGGCAGTATCCAGGTATCTGGGCTCTATCGAAGGTAAGAATTTCATGATGACCAATCTGGTTTCTGAAATCGCCAACTCTTACTACGAGCTGCTTGCACTGGACAGTCAGTTGAATATCGTGAAGCAAAACATTGATATTCAAACAAACGCGCTCCGAATTGTCAAAATGCAGAAAGAGGCAACCCGGGTAACCGAACTGGCAGTACGCAGGTTTGAAGCGCAGGTGCTGAACACCCAGAACCGCCAGTATGCGATCCAGCAACGGATTGTGGAAACCGAAAACCGGATCAACTTCCTTCTGGGACGCTACCCGCAGCCGGTCCTGAGAAGCACAGGGAATTTTGAGACGCTGGTACCGACCGTAATGCAGGCGGGGATTCCTTCCCAACTCCTTCAAAACCGTCCGGATGTACGTCAGGCGGAACAGGAACTGGCAGCAGCTAAGCTGGACATTCAGGTAGCAAGGGCGAATTTCTATCCTTCACTGGGTCTTTCGGCAGCACTTGGTGTGCAGTCATTTAACCCGATTTTCCTTGGGAATATCCCCAAATCGCTGATGGCTAACCTGATCGGAGACATGGTGGGGCCGCTGATCAACAAAAACGCGATCCAGGCTACCTACTATACTGCCAATGCCAAACAGATCCAGACCGTTTACAATTACGAACGCACGGTTTTGAATGCATACATTGAAGTGGTCAATCAGCTTTCCAACATTAATAACCTGTCGCAAAGCTATGATACGAAAACCCGCGAAGTGCAAGCGCTGACCGAGTCCATTAACATCGCTAACAGGCTGTTCAGCTCAGCCAGAGCGGATTATATGGAAGTCCTCCTTACGCAACGTGAAGCACTGGAATCCCGTTTCGACCTGATCGAGACCAAGATGCAGCAGATGCACGCGACGGTCAATATTTACCGTGCATTGGGTGGCGGTTGGAATTGATTGGAGTATTGTTGATAGAAATGAAAATGCCGTCTCAAATTTTTTGGGGCGGCATTTTTTATAACAAACTCGCAAACATTACCTCGCTGCACTTCGGACAGCGCGGGATTCGTAAGATCTGGCTGTGTAAAGTTGGTCTTTTATTAATTTCAAACCATTCAATTCCGGCACTACGATAATGCTTCCATCAGGAACAACGCCCCGGTCAATCCAGTTGGAGAGCCTGGATGGCTTGATATTATACTTTTTACAATAGTCAGAAAGTGTCATCCATTCTCTCAACTTATATTCCTTATCCATGATAACCAGCTTGCTGTTAGTGAAGTCCATCAGCATTGATTCAACCTCATCCAGCTTTTTATTAACCTCTACAAATACGGTATTTTTCTCTTTTACAGTTTCCATTTATATAATAGTTTATGCGGAGCTACACTAATGTGACTCCTTCCTTGTTCTACATTTTCAAGACATTTTTTAAAGTCTCTCTCAAATACTTGATCCTTTCAATAGTTTGCTGATATTCTCCTGCGGTAACATTTTCAGGAGTGTTTATCAGTAGGTTTTCAGCTTCCTCGATTATCTGTCTCAGCTCTTCCACCAATTGTTCTTTCCTCGTTTTGCTCATCTATTTAGCGTGTGTTTAATGGTTGCTTTAAAGATAATATTTGTGAATTAATTTCACAAATATTATAGCAAATCGCATTTCTTCTCCCAATGAAACTCTCACACTAAGTAATTCCTCCCACCTAAGGTAGAAACCCCCGATTTTCACGACGAGTAATTGTACTCTTTTATTGATATATATAAATAATCAAATTTACATCGCTACATAACTAGCCGTGCAGTGCCCCCGCACGTATCGTGGGGCTTTGTTCATTTTTTTAGCAAAAATTACTTTATGCAAGAAATTGACAAGTTCGAGGCGGCCCTAATGGCCAAGCTCGAAAAAGGCGGATTGGATAAGGTGGCCTTGAAAAAAATCTCCTCTTCTATTATTGGCCTCAAAAATCAGGGCCTGGTGATCGATCGGGTTTACATCAAAGGACAGCCTGGGTACAGTCGCGTTCTGATCAACGGTATTGTCGATCCTGAATTTTGGAGAAAATTCGGATCTGCGAACACGCCCTTCCGAAGATTTATGGTGTTTCCGTACGGAATCATTAACCCTGAGGGATTCCGGTTTGAGGGAATTGTTGAAAGTTACTGAGCCATGCAAAAGGATATCAATTCCTTTTGCGAATCTGTCGGGCAGCCGCCCGACAGATTTCGCACCATTCAGATTCACCCGACCAAAAAGTGCAATCTGACCTGTCTGCATTGTTATTCCAGTTCCGCTCCTGGTTATCATGACGTTCTGGACTTAGCCAATCTGAAAAGCTTTCTTGCCTACGCTTTTGACAATGGTTTTAACAACATTTCGGTCTCAGGCGGAGAGCCGTTTCTATACAAAGATCTTGAAGAATTATTACAGTTTTCAAGATCCATCGGATACCAGAATACGCTGGCATCCAATGGCATGCTGCTACGGTCGGAGCGGGCAAAAAGGATACTGGATTTTGTCGATCTTATCGCCATTAGTGTGGATGGGCCGCAACCGCTTCATGACAAAATAAGGAACCAGGCGGGTGCATTTGATAAGATGTGCCAGGGACTGGAAGTTCTGAAAGACCTGGACAAACCGTTCGGAATCATACATACCCTTACTCCGGAAAGCTGGACATCATTGATCTGGCTGGGTGAATTTGCAGCTTCTAATGGAGCCAAATTACTTCAACTACATCCATTGGAAATGTATGGCCGTGCATTGGATACGCTGACCAGTGAGGCGATTGACGATGACCTGGCTCACAAAATGTTTATCCTGGGCCATTATCTGGTAAGCAAATATAGCGACCAGCTGGTCGTACAGCTGGACATGCTCCACCGCGACTACTTATTGGCACATCCGCAGATCGTGAGCGGATTTGAACGAAGCTGCGGACAAAGCGGAAAGCTGGCAGACTTGCTTGATACGATCGTCATAGAGGAATCGGGAACGATACTGCCCGTTTCATATGGCTTCAACCCGCGCTATTCAATAGGAAATATTTCCAATTTCTCAATGTCTGCATTTGAAGATTTCGAAAGACAGTCTATCCCTGACATTAAGGATATTTTCAAAAACACATTATCCAGAATAGCTGAATATGGCACCCGGGATATTGTCAACTGGAACGAGCTCTTAATTGAAGAAAGCCATCGTTCAATGGAGGTTGGAATTGAAATTTAGCCAAAGAGGTTGCCCTGTTTGAATGAGGCAACCTCTTCATACAAAACTTACCAGCCCAGATAATAGTCTTTGTTCAACCAAACCGGCCGTTTCATACCGAAATGCTCCTGTAACATTTTTTCCGCTTCGCAAAAGGCGCCTTCCACCCAGCCCTGCTGATCGGAATACGCCTCGCCGCAGATATGGATTTGCTCTTTGGGATCGGGCTGCCTCATATAAGGCATCACGTCCTTAACCGATACTCCTGCTTTCCACGCGTGGTACCCTGCCCCGAATGGATCGTCAGTCCAGTCTCTGAAATAGGTAACATATGGCTCGGGGATTTCCACCATTTTACCATGTAACTCCCTGAGCTGGTTCATTATTTCGTCAACCATTAACTGTGTGGCCTGTACCTCATTCAAAGCTTTTAATTCGCTAAGCGATGCGGATTTGGCAGCCCTTACTTTGAATAAAACCGTGTCCTCAGACAATGCTTTCCAGAAAGTCTCGGTCTCCATATCCCCGTAGCTTCCGAGCAACATCGAGTTATCCGTCACCGGATCCGTGCCGAAATAGTAGCATTGTCGCATCGGAAGGTCGGTAATAGAATGCCCCGAATCTATACCAAGTTGCTTCCACCAAGGATGCTCGAAGCCCATTAGTATCTTGAAAGCAGGCTCCATGATCGTAGACTGTATGTTTCTGTCGAGCTCCGCGTTTTCATTGACATTGAAAAAGAAGTTGTCCTGATCCAAAAGTTCCAGTGACTTGCGCGGCATGGCCAGAATGATCGAATTCGCACATACATTCCAGATCAAATTGGTTCTCAAATTCAGGAAGGAAAGCTCGTATTTGTGCGTCTTCTGATTGATGTGATCCTTCGTGAATGTAACAAGTTTATTTTCAGACCATATGCACGCACCCTTCTTAGCTATGTATTGGTTCGCCAGCGCATAGGCAATGCTATCATAGCCTTCCTGGATCGTTTTGTAAACAACATCCGCAGAAAAATCCCCTACCATGTAAGGAAACGCCTCTGCCGCATTCCAGTTGATGGTATTGGAATAATAACCACCTGCATTGGCTACAAAAGAATACCCTTCCTGTGATACCTGGTCTTTAATCAGGTTCCAGAAACCAAGGTCATTTACTTTCCGGCCGTCGTACGGAGAACCCTTGAAGTTATACGTCAGCTTGGGTTTGATATCGTCCCAATCCCGGCTCGTCAGCATAAACGCGAAGTCATATTCCGACGGACCCTTCGTTATTTTCTTCGCATATTTTTTTGCGCACCAGGGATCAGCCATTAACACTTCATAAATGATCTTGTTGAACAACTGATCGGAGCTAAAACCAAGATCATCGTCATTCAGGTAATACCGGGTATCCAGCTTTTCGCCGTACCGCTGCGCAATATTCCATGCATCCTGTTTGAAATGCTGCTTTCGAAGATAGAACAGCAGCTCGGCCGGGTTACCCATCGGAAAATCCACCGGGGTCATCTGATCGGTGAGGACAGGTTTTCGTTTAGCAGGGTCCTTTTCCGTAAGCGGATAACCTTCGATCAATGTGGTCACAATTTCCTGAGAGGTGAGGTAACGCATTCCGCCCAGCTCTCCCCAGAAATTCATCCCCGGCAATATCACCGATTCCAGCCGGCCGCCCAGTCTGTCGTTCAAGTCGAATATCTGGACCTGGTCGGCCGTATATGTTTTGTCTTCCGTGAGCCGGTATGCACTGTATAAACCAGATGTTCCGGCCCCGATAATGGCTACTTCGATTTTCATCCCTGGCGCTGTGCCGTTGTTGAGTGGTGTATTCTTGTTCATTGTTTGTGATGTTGTGCTAAATGGCTTTAAAATAGTTATATCCCAATTTGAATGGCGTGATATCGAATGTAGAATGTCCGTCGAGAGCGAGTTCTGTCAATATTTGGCCCAGAAACGGGGTAAACTTCGCAGCCCATCCGGTTGCATACACGACGATATTCTTGTTGTTTGGCACATATGGTGGCGCAAAGTCGATCAGCAACTCCTTGTTTGCGATCTTGCTCAATTCGATCAGACAGGTGGAGGTTAATTCGGGCACAGGTTCCAACCCGGTCATGTGATTTTTGACCCATTCGGCAGTGTATGCCAGCTCCTGCGGGTTAGGTACCGATGTTCTTTCATCGGGACTTGATAAAGGATTGATCACAAAATCCGGTGCTACCCTGATGTACTCGGGATGGTCCCAAACCACGCCGGGAAACCCATAAAACTGATTCCCGTTCTGGCCAATGGCATTCTGAAAAACAAACCATGTGGGATATTGAATGGACGGATCGGTCTTTTTGAAATAGGCCGAAGACATATTCCAGTAAGTAGCCTCAATTTTGAATTTCAGCAAATTAATGACGCTATCTACATAGGGCCCCGGCGTAATCACCAGTTTTTCAGATATATATGTTCCTTTTGGTGTCGTAACCTCAAACAATTTACCATTCTGCTTGATCGCCGTGACAGGCGATTCGTCCTCCAAAGTCACATAAGGACTTCGCTGACCAGCCTCGTACAAGGTTTCAATGGTTGCCTTGAAATCAATGCTCGCACCATCCGGCTGAAAGAGACCGGTGTAGGTATCGGGCAGGTTTTTGAAATGATATTTTGCTTCAATTTCCTTTGAAGTCAGCGTGGTATAGGGAACATTCGCAGCGTTGAGCGCTTTTTCCGCCTCTCCGATATTTCCCTCTGTTGAATGCACCGCCGGATCCCCGAACCAAAGCGTACCGACTTTGTCAAGTAATTTTTTGGACGTGTGGCTTTGCAATTCGTCCCAATAAGGTTGGGCGTCCACGGCCATTTGCACCATATACTCTTCGGGATATGGAATGCGGTATTGTCTCGAAACACCAGCGGAACTACCGAGCTGATTTTTGAACTGAAATTGCTCCAGTACCAGCGTTTTGCTGCTTCTTTTACTTAAATGATAAGCCGTGGAAAGCCCCATGGCGCCACCACCAATGACGATCACATTAAAGTGACGGTCTGTTTCTTTTGTCATCATTACGCATGTTTATTGTGAAGAGGAAAAACCGGAAATGTGCGCTGCTGGCAGCGATTCAATTCCCGCAAGAATAGAATTAATTATACTTTTTTAGAAAATATTTTAGTTTCTACAAATTTATATGACAAAGTATATATACAACTATTACTACTTTTCAACTTATTTAACGGTAAATGGCATACTTATCGAACGTAGATTTCACTCATAAAACCAAGAACCCCGGCATCAGTGATACCAGGGTTCTTGGTTAAACGTAGATGTAACTTTAATGCACCTCGGGAAATTTTTGAGGGAATATCCTCATCTTAAACAAACAAATCCATTCCCCTCCGTTTACAAGCTCATACCTCCATCCATTACAAATTCTGAACCGGTAATGAACTTCGCGCCATCCCCTGAAAGATAGGCTACCATTTTGGCAACATCTCCGGCATCGCCCATCTTCTTCAGAGGTACCCGATCGATCACCCAGGATTTAATGGCGTCCAGCTGATCACCTTCAAAACCTGCCTTACCCATAATCGCTGTCTCGGTAGGCCCCGGGCTTACTGCATTGACCCTGATCTTGCGTGGCGCCAGCTCGACTGCGGCAATGCGCATGACTGAATTAAGGGCCGCTTTACCCGAAGAATAAATAGACGACTCGGCACCGTTCATACTTGCCGTGTTGGACGATAGAAACACCACCGACGCGCCTTCACTCAGAAATGGAATAAACTTGCTAAGGGTAAAATAAGCCCCTTTGAAATTAATATCAATCACATTATCGAACACTTCTTCGGTCGCATTTTCGACACTGCCCATACCCAGAACCCCCGCATTGATAAATAGAATATCGACCTTCCCGAACTGATCGGCAGCAGCATTTGCCAGTTCGCCAATCGCCGATACCTGGCCTTGATCGGCCACAATGCCAGTTACACCCAGTTCCGCGGCCGCCAATTCCAATGCATCTTTTCTTCGTCCTGTAATGATCACGCTGGCACCTTGCTCCTTCAATTCCTTTGCCGCTGCATAACCGATCCCGCTATTCCCGCCGGTAACGACGGCTGTTTTTCCTTCCAGATTTTTCATAAAATATTTACTTTTTATTTTTTGACAAAATTATGGAATAACTGGTATAACTTTGTAACCAGTATCACAGAGTATACCAGCATGCAAAACGACGAACTACGCGAAAAAGCAAAAGAAATCCTGTCTCATCCCCGGGATCAGCGGGAAGAGATACAGGCGCTTCAGGACACCATTTATGTGATCGGAGGAAAATGGAAACTACCCATTATCAACTCATTATGCAATGGAAACAAGCGTTTCAGGGACATCGAAAGAAGTATCCCTGGCATTACTACGCGCATGCTATCCCGCGAGCTGAAAGAAATGGAAGCCAATCAGCTCTTGCGCAGGACAGTAACGCCATCATCACCCGTGATGGTGGAATACACCGTGACCGACTATTGCCAGTCGTTCGGTGATATCATTCTGGAGATGATCAAATGGGGCAAGGAGCATCGGGAGAAGATTATGGGCCATAGCCCATAATTCTTTCCCGTATTTCACTTTTTGATGATTTTAAAATGAGTGACTTTTCCCTTGTACTGGCTCGACAATATAAAAATGCCTGCTGGCAGGCCAGATAAGTTCATTTCATTTAAAGTCCCCGCGGTCGGCAGATAGCGTTTGACGACACCTTTGGAATCGGTAATTCTCAGCGTCTCGTACATCAAAGGCTGGCTGAAAAGGACTTTGTCGTTATC
The genomic region above belongs to Dyadobacter pollutisoli and contains:
- a CDS encoding FAD-dependent oxidoreductase — translated: MMTKETDRHFNVIVIGGGAMGLSTAYHLSKRSSKTLVLEQFQFKNQLGSSAGVSRQYRIPYPEEYMVQMAVDAQPYWDELQSHTSKKLLDKVGTLWFGDPAVHSTEGNIGEAEKALNAANVPYTTLTSKEIEAKYHFKNLPDTYTGLFQPDGASIDFKATIETLYEAGQRSPYVTLEDESPVTAIKQNGKLFEVTTPKGTYISEKLVITPGPYVDSVINLLKFKIEATYWNMSSAYFKKTDPSIQYPTWFVFQNAIGQNGNQFYGFPGVVWDHPEYIRVAPDFVINPLSSPDERTSVPNPQELAYTAEWVKNHMTGLEPVPELTSTCLIELSKIANKELLIDFAPPYVPNNKNIVVYATGWAAKFTPFLGQILTELALDGHSTFDITPFKLGYNYFKAI
- a CDS encoding SDR family oxidoreductase, with protein sequence MKNLEGKTAVVTGGNSGIGYAAAKELKEQGASVIITGRRKDALELAAAELGVTGIVADQGQVSAIGELANAAADQFGKVDILFINAGVLGMGSVENATEEVFDNVIDINFKGAYFTLSKFIPFLSEGASVVFLSSNTASMNGAESSIYSSGKAALNSVMRIAAVELAPRKIRVNAVSPGPTETAIMGKAGFEGDQLDAIKSWVIDRVPLKKMGDAGDVAKMVAYLSGDGAKFITGSEFVMDGGMSL
- a CDS encoding flavin monoamine oxidase family protein, encoding MNKNTPLNNGTAPGMKIEVAIIGAGTSGLYSAYRLTEDKTYTADQVQIFDLNDRLGGRLESVILPGMNFWGELGGMRYLTSQEIVTTLIEGYPLTEKDPAKRKPVLTDQMTPVDFPMGNPAELLFYLRKQHFKQDAWNIAQRYGEKLDTRYYLNDDDLGFSSDQLFNKIIYEVLMADPWCAKKYAKKITKGPSEYDFAFMLTSRDWDDIKPKLTYNFKGSPYDGRKVNDLGFWNLIKDQVSQEGYSFVANAGGYYSNTINWNAAEAFPYMVGDFSADVVYKTIQEGYDSIAYALANQYIAKKGACIWSENKLVTFTKDHINQKTHKYELSFLNLRTNLIWNVCANSIILAMPRKSLELLDQDNFFFNVNENAELDRNIQSTIMEPAFKILMGFEHPWWKQLGIDSGHSITDLPMRQCYYFGTDPVTDNSMLLGSYGDMETETFWKALSEDTVLFKVRAAKSASLSELKALNEVQATQLMVDEIMNQLRELHGKMVEIPEPYVTYFRDWTDDPFGAGYHAWKAGVSVKDVMPYMRQPDPKEQIHICGEAYSDQQGWVEGAFCEAEKMLQEHFGMKRPVWLNKDYYLGW
- a CDS encoding winged helix-turn-helix transcriptional regulator; protein product: MTKLWNNWYNFVTSITEYTSMQNDELREKAKEILSHPRDQREEIQALQDTIYVIGGKWKLPIINSLCNGNKRFRDIERSIPGITTRMLSRELKEMEANQLLRRTVTPSSPVMVEYTVTDYCQSFGDIILEMIKWGKEHREKIMGHSP